In Shimia isoporae, a single window of DNA contains:
- the katG gene encoding catalase/peroxidase HPI: MDGDMKASGCPVMHGAVSNEARGNRDWWPNQLNLRILHQNSAKSDPMGEGFDYAEEFGKLDYKALKEDLYALMTDSQDWWPADYGHYGGLFIRMAWHSAGTYRTADGRGGGGTGQQRFAPLNSWPDNGNLDKARRLLWPIKQKYGNQISWADLFILAGNAAIESMGGKTFGFAGGRADTWEPEEDVYWGAETEWLEESGGENSRYSGDRDLENPLAAVQMGLIYVNPEGPDGQPDILASGRDIRETFGRMAMNDEETVALVAGGHTFGKAHGAGDPALVGPEPEAAPIEAMGFGWINGHGSGKGGDTTTSGIEGAWTANPTQWDNGYFDLLFGYDWNLTKSPAGAWIWEPVGVTEEDMAPAAHDASQKVKTMMTTADMAMRMDPIYGPISKRFHENPEEFQDAFARAWFKLTHRDMGPRARYLGEEVPSEELIWQDVVPASETDLSEDDVAELKAAVMATGLSVSDLVKTAWASASSFRGSDMRGGANGARVRLAPQKDWAANEPLELARVLDTLEGVKASFGKPVSMADLIVVAGAAGVEKAALDAGHDVSVPVTLGRGDATQEQTDAESFAVMEPAADGFRNYQKAQYTVSPEELLVDKAQLLTLTAPEMTALVGGLRVLGANHGGSAHGVFTNRVGQLTNDFFVNVLDMGTSWTDAGDGSFEGKDSASGATKWTATRCDLIFGSNSQLRALSEVYGQSDGEAKLVNDFVAAWCKVMDADRFDLK, from the coding sequence GCATCCTGCACCAAAACTCCGCGAAGTCTGACCCGATGGGCGAAGGCTTTGACTATGCCGAAGAGTTCGGAAAGCTGGACTATAAGGCCCTGAAAGAAGATCTGTATGCGTTGATGACAGATAGCCAGGATTGGTGGCCGGCAGACTATGGTCACTACGGTGGCCTTTTCATTCGCATGGCGTGGCACTCGGCGGGCACCTACCGCACAGCAGATGGTCGCGGAGGCGGCGGCACTGGTCAGCAACGCTTTGCCCCTCTGAACTCATGGCCAGACAACGGCAACCTCGACAAGGCGCGTCGCCTCTTGTGGCCGATCAAGCAGAAATACGGCAATCAGATCAGCTGGGCGGATTTGTTTATTCTCGCGGGTAACGCTGCCATCGAAAGCATGGGCGGCAAGACATTTGGCTTTGCCGGTGGCCGAGCCGACACCTGGGAGCCGGAAGAAGACGTGTACTGGGGCGCTGAAACTGAGTGGCTCGAAGAGTCAGGCGGTGAGAATTCGCGCTACTCCGGCGACCGTGATCTGGAGAACCCTTTGGCAGCGGTGCAGATGGGTCTAATTTACGTGAACCCGGAAGGTCCGGATGGGCAACCCGACATTCTTGCCTCTGGCCGTGACATTCGTGAAACCTTTGGCCGCATGGCAATGAACGACGAGGAAACGGTCGCTCTGGTGGCTGGTGGGCATACTTTTGGCAAAGCCCATGGTGCTGGTGATCCGGCTCTTGTTGGCCCTGAGCCGGAAGCTGCTCCAATTGAAGCCATGGGCTTTGGTTGGATCAACGGGCATGGCTCTGGAAAAGGCGGTGACACCACGACATCGGGAATCGAGGGCGCTTGGACAGCAAACCCGACGCAGTGGGACAATGGCTACTTTGACCTGTTGTTCGGGTACGATTGGAACCTGACAAAATCGCCTGCCGGTGCGTGGATTTGGGAACCGGTCGGAGTGACCGAAGAGGACATGGCCCCGGCAGCCCACGATGCGAGCCAAAAGGTCAAAACCATGATGACCACCGCCGACATGGCGATGCGTATGGATCCGATCTATGGCCCAATTTCAAAGCGCTTCCATGAAAACCCCGAAGAGTTCCAGGATGCCTTTGCGCGCGCTTGGTTCAAACTGACCCACCGTGATATGGGCCCGCGTGCACGCTATCTTGGCGAAGAAGTCCCCAGCGAGGAGTTGATCTGGCAGGATGTTGTTCCAGCGTCTGAAACAGATCTGTCCGAAGATGATGTTGCAGAGTTGAAGGCAGCCGTGATGGCCACGGGTCTGTCGGTGAGCGATCTGGTAAAAACGGCTTGGGCAAGCGCGTCTTCCTTCCGCGGAAGTGATATGCGTGGCGGTGCCAATGGGGCCCGGGTGCGTCTGGCTCCGCAGAAAGACTGGGCAGCAAACGAGCCGCTCGAATTGGCGCGTGTATTGGACACGCTGGAAGGCGTGAAGGCATCGTTTGGCAAACCAGTCAGCATGGCCGACCTGATCGTCGTTGCGGGGGCCGCAGGGGTCGAAAAGGCCGCGCTGGACGCAGGACACGACGTTTCCGTTCCTGTCACATTGGGTCGCGGCGACGCAACGCAAGAGCAGACGGATGCCGAAAGCTTTGCGGTGATGGAGCCGGCGGCGGATGGTTTCCGCAACTACCAAAAGGCACAATACACCGTGTCGCCAGAGGAGTTGCTGGTGGACAAGGCGCAGCTTCTGACCCTGACCGCGCCGGAAATGACGGCTCTGGTTGGTGGCCTGCGCGTGCTGGGCGCGAACCATGGCGGATCGGCCCACGGTGTGTTCACCAACCGCGTTGGACAATTGACCAACGACTTCTTCGTCAACGTTCTGGACATGGGTACGTCATGGACAGACGCCGGAGACGGGTCGTTTGAAGGCAAGGACAGCGCGTCCGGGGCCACGAAGTGGACCGCGACCCGTTGCGATCTTATCTTTGGTTCGAACTCGCAACTGCGGGCGCTGTCAGAAGTCTATGGACAGTCCGATGGCGAGGCCAAGCTGGTGAACGATTTTGTTGCCGCATGGTGCAAAGTCATGGACGCGGATCGCTTTGATCTGAAGTGA
- a CDS encoding glucokinase — translation MAFLVSDIGGTNTRLALADGDGVNADTLMRARNDNYASFDDVLADYLSKHDAADVDGICVAIAGPVQGTMGRLTNRDWSLKAGSFGAQCGAARAAIINDLTALGFALSRNTPEYFFGAKDGPKNGQALVVGMGTGFNVSPTKRSLAGATVAMEAELGHAELPYSVAAIMRDDLGEAATEFQTFEDIFCGPGLEHLHTVISGKELGGADIMAAFEAQDTDAQRTVRLFARALGQLTRAMMHQYMPRDGIAFAGSASRGVLSSDALQEFISSLTADGPGIVDAASFPLGIITDDAAALEGCRQYLVQTS, via the coding sequence ATGGCATTTCTGGTCAGCGACATCGGTGGAACAAACACTCGTCTGGCTTTGGCTGACGGAGACGGCGTCAATGCAGATACTCTGATGCGCGCCCGCAACGATAATTATGCCAGCTTCGACGATGTGCTGGCAGACTACCTCTCCAAACACGACGCCGCCGATGTGGACGGCATTTGCGTGGCGATCGCCGGCCCAGTGCAAGGCACAATGGGGCGGCTCACCAACCGTGACTGGTCACTGAAAGCAGGCTCGTTCGGCGCCCAATGCGGCGCGGCGCGCGCCGCCATCATCAACGACCTTACAGCCCTCGGTTTTGCGCTCTCACGCAACACTCCGGAATATTTTTTCGGCGCAAAAGACGGTCCGAAGAACGGTCAGGCGCTGGTTGTTGGCATGGGTACCGGCTTCAACGTCAGCCCGACCAAGCGCAGCCTCGCGGGGGCGACTGTCGCGATGGAGGCCGAACTCGGCCATGCCGAACTGCCCTACTCAGTAGCTGCAATCATGCGCGATGATCTTGGTGAGGCCGCCACCGAATTCCAGACCTTCGAGGACATTTTCTGCGGGCCTGGGCTCGAACACCTGCACACAGTGATCAGCGGCAAAGAGCTGGGCGGCGCCGACATCATGGCCGCCTTTGAGGCACAGGATACAGACGCACAACGCACCGTACGCCTGTTCGCACGCGCGCTCGGCCAACTTACCCGCGCCATGATGCACCAATATATGCCGCGCGATGGCATCGCCTTTGCCGGTAGCGCATCGCGCGGCGTTCTGTCTTCCGATGCCTTGCAGGAGTTTATTTCCAGCCTGACCGCCGACGGCCCCGGTATCGTGGACGCCGCCAGCTTCCCGCTCGGCATCATTACCGACGACGCAGCAGCGCTGGAAGGCTGCCGACAGTATCTGGTTCAAACCAGTTGA